CATCCCAACGTCAAAGACCCATGTTATAAAAATTCTTCAATTCAGCTGgttcaataatgggcctcataaagtTTGAGCCAATGGGCGCATAACTGGACcacatggcccactatgatgtatacgtTTTACTCACCATCTTGGGAGATCACATTAGGGCATgacctaaaaatgagttagatctaaatctcaggtggaccacataataagaaacaatggtgattgaacgccagcAATTAAAAACTCATAGAGGGTcagaaaatttttggatcaagcccataTCATGTTTTCCTTTCACCCAAGTttgaatgacctaatcaacaggttggatgaaaaatagacTCTACAATGGGTCCTAGAAAGTTTTTATGGCAggccttcaatcaccattgtttcttgatGTGTTgtccactgagatttggatcgcCTCATGTCCTAATATCAGCTAGTAGGGCCACAGAGCTTTTTCAAACTTTTAGAATGTAATATTAGAAAATAACATAGCTATGAATGTTTAGCTCTCTTGTTTAAACAAGATCACACTTATAGCTCTAACAGTACACCATCGtcctaaaataaaaattaatcaaagTAGAAAAAACTAACGCTACGTTCaatagacacctaaaaatgaatttcatctcatttgagtTAACTATAATATataatgtattagagatcaagactCTAATACATAGTTACTATCAACATGACCTCATCATGTATTAGAGCTTTATgtatctaatacataattaatattattacttaaaataaaataaacacaatTTTAACTGTCTATCAAAGTGGACCTATGCAATTTGGAGGACTACATTATTGAAATCATGACTTGTATATATGAGAGAGATCCATGAAGTATctgaagaaataaagaaatatagcaaaatcatcatcaaacttaaaagaaagaaaaggaaagaaaattaaaAACTCATCTATGACAtcagccaaatgaatggacgaagaATATGTTGGAAATACCAGGTTGGAAAGCATGGCTTGATACTCCCATCTTTCATGTGGAAGACACTAAACTTACCAGTATGGTCATCGCTGTAATATATACAATTTTCTTCAAACCCCGACAATTTTGTAGCTGAAAAGGATTTAGAGCATCTTTTGCCTACGAAAAGCATTTGATCACCTAAACTTTCAACCTTAATCGAAAATCGACCCCTCTCATCCATCTTAAAAACACAGAATTTTTTTCTCGAACCGTGTCGACGTCGTAACTTTAAAACCATCAATAACTCGCCACATGATTCCACCAAATAGGCCTGATAACCATTATAATCTTTTTCTATTTCAACTACTTTGATAGTAAGACCCTTCCACCCTCCGAAGTTGGGATTTTGAAGCAACTTCCAGATCTTGCGATGGTATCTTCGTCTTATGAAATAAACACGTCCCTTATACCATGTAACATCATCAAAGGGAACTTCTTTTATTACTGTCCATCTTGCATCTCCTCTTCTACAAAAGCCAAATAAGTTATTGGCATCCACGATCAAAACCATACAATTATCAGAAGTAGGTGCAGATGATAATATGGCCGAACTATGAGGTATACGATGGGAGGTGAAATCTTTAACTCTATAGATATTGTTATCATCCAAGTGCCAGATGTTAGCTCGGAAGGGAAGTTTGATTTGTTCTTTTGTGGATGGATTAAAGAGAAAGATATTTCTAGTAAACCACTTGGAAAGTATTAGCCATCCATGGAAAGATCCCAAATAAAATACCTCATGGGTTTCAGGAATGTGTATTCCTCCGTAGATTGTATTGTTGGATAGATCAAGAACGGTGTGGATGTCGGTTTCCAAATTTTTGGAGAGCAGCAATAGACCTGAAGTTTGGAGTTTGAGTTTCTTGATCTCCTTCAAAGCCGACCACCATGAAATACAAACTGATCCCGCGCGGATGCGATCAATTAGAGATGATTTTAGTAAGATTGTCACCAAGATTTCGTTGGGAAGTTGAGACCACATATTCATGATTTCTGAAGTTGGATGGCTTTGAAGAGGAGGAGATGTGATTTGGATGTCTTTAAAGAGGAGGAGAGTGTAACATCTTCAATGATAAAAGAatgagaaaattaccactgttaACGCTACCTTTTTTCTAGCGTCTTTTATGAAGAGTCCAAAACTTACTTTCCAAAATTAGACCTTTCACGTGCGGACAGAGCATTTCAGGCCGAAAATACCCCCCGTTCGTAATGCTCTGTCCGCGTGTACAAAGTCTAAGTTGGAAAGGTAAGTTTTACACTGTTCAAAAAATACGCTGGATAAAAGATGGCGTttacagtgataattttctcaTACAGGAATACGTGGATTTCCTGTTtacgtttttgcaggaatttccTGCGTTGAGatgataggtgggcccaccgtgatgtttttgaaaaatccagtccgtctatctgtttttacaTATTGTTTTAGTACTAGatacaaaaatcaggtggataaAATACTCAAGTAGGCTGCACGAAAGGAACAGTGGATATTCAATGATTACCGTTTAAATATTTGTATCGacacaaaagtttcgtatcaggctaaggtttttgtgttttcccttcatctcattgggaatgaccttataaacggtttggattgtatataaacatcatggtggagctcaagATGTTCCAACGGTTGGAAACTCTTTATCCAGTTTTCCTTCTGGCTACCTTGAGTTTTGTACcattttatttttcgtctcatgTATTATATGATATGGACAAACggatggaaggggtggatttttcacaaacatcatggtggcccacctatcaTCCCAACGCGCAGGAAAGAAAGACTTTCGCCGAAAATCCTCGTCCACGTGAATCCTGATCAGTCGCTTTTCATTGGTTCACGTCAACATTCCCGATGACATCAACTCACACGACACGGACGGGAattccctgcgaaagcctttcccaggaagttcctgcgcagggaacttaggtgggccccgaGGTGATGTGTTTGAGAAATCaaatccattcatccgttttttgaactcattttagggcgcAAGGACAAAAATGATCCgcatccaatactcaggtgggccaaaaacgtgagtattgaacttcaacggttgaaatattcgtgtggcTACGGAAgccttgaatcaggataatatttgtgttttcatttcatcccaatatgaatgacgttataaaccgtataggtggcatataaacatcactgtcgaccagGAACGTTTCAACGGCAGGAATTTCCCCGCACGCatttttctttagtgcggcccacttgatcttgGATCATAAGGACAGTACCCCCGCCCAGACGGTAAACCGTCCAGGCagagctctgtggggctcaccgtgatgtaagtgttttatccacgccgttcatcgtttttgttggatcattttaaataataatactaaaaatgaagcagatcaagcactccagtggaccacaccaaaggaagcttcagtgataatgacacccactgttgaaacctttctaagggccaccgtgaatcgttatgttttttttaccatccaacctattaataaggtcatgtaaacatggatgaatcgaaaacacaaatattagcttgatccgaaacttctccatctccgaataagtttttaatggtcaacattcaatccccaccttgtggtccacttaatccctgGACCTGCCTCAAGTTGTAGTTTATACCTTAAAGGGTtccgagaaaaacgatgaacggcatggataaaacacatacatcacgatgggccccgcTCCCAATCCGCATCCCCTAGGAAGGTACTTTTGGTCCTCTgtgtgcccaccatgatatatatgtttcgtctattctattcatccattttttcagataactttaaggctttatcccaaaaactagaggtatataaatcttaggtagaccacaccactgaaaaacaatagtgataggatatccaccattaaaatcctcctaaggcccactgtacggtttatttgacatccaatctgtcgatTAGGTCataagacccagatgaagggaataaaacaaagatcagcttgattcaaaaattttatgggccccaaaaagtttttaatggttgacattcattcaacactatttcctgtaagtttttaatggtcgacattcattcaacactatttcttgtatcgTGGTCTACTtgggattgggatatacctcatttttggtctcatactataaaatgatctagaaaaataaatggacggaatggatgagacacataagGCATGGTGAGCCCACAGAGCTCCGACCATCAGCCATCGGTTAGTGGCatgggaagtagccaatccgtttccgtacctTTGACACGGCTCATTCAATCCCCGGGCGCATATTAGATACCCGGGCGCATATTAGATACCTGACTCGctagtgaagtgacgtcaccagttaTCTGGACCCCACTacaatgtatttgttgtatccacagcgtccatccatttggagatatcattttaatacatgagccaaagaatgacaCAGatacaaagctttagtggaccccaccatagaaaacagcgggaagattgataaccacaattgaaaccttcctaaagcccaccatgacgttcttttttttaatccaacttattcaaaagttaaaaaagacattaaagaagggaaaacacaaatatcaggtcaatcaaaaacttttgtggcctttagaagtttttaacggtggcgtcactctccctactgttttatgtggtagggtccactagaactttggatgtgagtcattctttggatcttaccctaaaatgatatcgccagatagatggacggcgtggatacaaaacatacatcaaggtagggcccacgaaACTTAGTAACCTCACTTAAatagcagtctcgctactcaacatatcagtagccaatccgcgcctTTAATCCCGCTACTTTGTgatttcctaccaaagccttCCGCGTGAAG
This DNA window, taken from Magnolia sinica isolate HGM2019 chromosome 14, MsV1, whole genome shotgun sequence, encodes the following:
- the LOC131225796 gene encoding F-box protein At2g26160-like, with amino-acid sequence MWSQLPNEILVTILLKSSLIDRIRAGSVCISWWSALKEIKKLKLQTSGLLLLSKNLETDIHTVLDLSNNTIYGGIHIPETHEVFYLGSFHGWLILSKWFTRNIFLFNPSTKEQIKLPFRANIWHLDDNNIYRVKDFTSHRIPHSSAILSSAPTSDNCMVLIVDANNLFGFCRRGDARWTVIKEVPFDDVTWYKGRVYFIRRRYHRKIWKLLQNPNFGGWKGLTIKVVEIEKDYNGYQAYLVESCGELLMVLKLRRRHGSRKKFCVFKMDERGRFSIKVESLGDQMLFVGKRCSKSFSATKLSGFEENCIYYSDDHTGKFSVFHMKDGSIKPCFPTWYFQHILRPFIWLMS